CAGGTCTTCCGCTGTAGTCCTGGTCCTGTGAGGGGGATTCAGCAGATTCAGCAACAACCCGCTTTTCTGAATCAAGAAGAGTAATCCGAACGTCAAGTTCAGCAGCAAGAGTACGGACAAGCTCTTCAAGTTCGGCCGTATTCTCCATTCCCGTCTGCTCCACGTTATAGGCTATTACTCCCGTTTCTTTCTCGATCCGGTCGCCCATCCGTTCAAAATAAAACTCCTTAAACAGCGGGCCAAGTAAAGCACCAAGACAGGCCAGAACGATAAAAACAATGAGTGTTAAAGGAAGGATGAACCGCGCACGGTAACTATTCATTTAGAGCTGGCTCCTCCAGCTTATAGCCCAATCCCCTGATTGTTTTTATATACACAGGTTTTTTCGTATTTGGTTCAATCTTTTCACGAAGATGGCTGATGTGCACATCCACAATCCTTGTATCCCCTACAAACTCATAATTCCACACTGCGTTAAGAAGCTGGTCCCGGGTCAGGACACGTCCTTTGTGGTTAACCAGGTAGAGGAGAAGTTCGAATTCTTTGGGTGTCAGCTCCATTGGCTGATTTCTAAGAAACACTTCATAGTTGTCAGGATGGATTTCCACATCGCCGATGACTAATTTGTGCACTTCTTTTTTTGTTTCTTTTTCTGAAGCCGTTGCCTGGGTTCTTCTCAGAATCGCTCTGATTCTTGCTACGACTTCCCGAGGGCTGAAAGGCTTTGTTAAGTAGTCATCCGCCCCAAGTTCAAGACCGAGCACTTTATCAAACTCATCATCTTTTGCTGTCAGCATCAAAATCGGAGTCATCACTTTATTCTGGCGGAGCTGTTTACATACTTCCAAACCGTCCAATTCAGGAAGCATCAGGTCAAGTACAATAAGGTCAAATTTTTGATTCGCCGCTTCGTCCAAAGCTGACTTGCCGTCCATAGCCGTTGTTACGGAAAAACCAGACTGCTCCAGGTTAAACTGCAAAAGCGTAACAATTGATTCCTCATCGTCTACTACAAGGACTTTGTGAGACATGTATAATTCCTCCCGCGCCTGCTCTTGACCCCCAAAATCAATGCAGAACAAGATAATATATGTACTGTTTCATCTTTTCTTTTCGCTGTTTCCGGAGTTGCCAGAGGCTATTTTCTTTTTTGTCTATGGGCTCTGTTATCGCGTAATCGCTTTAGCACAGCCTTCTTTTTTTATGAAGTGGGATATTCAGTCATCCCTCTTTTCATATTACTATATTTTTATATTTTTACAAAGGCTGTGTAAACATACAGAAAACAAACACAAAGACAGCCAGTGCTGCCGGCACCTGAATATGCGATTCATCCTTCTGTGACTGAACCAAAAAAGCCGCCTCAACTGAGACGACTGCCTGATATTGATTAAAAGTTTTCAAACGTTCCGGCATCCTGGGTAACAGGCTTCCACGGATAAGGAGGGCAAACTTCCATTACCCCTTTGACGATCTCTCGACCGTCTTCGTCTGTGCCCTGGACTTCGACCGTCACAAGATGTTTCTTTTCATCCACACTCACTACTTCGACTGACAGTGTCAGTCTCCCGTAGTGATAAAGAGGTGCGGGATACTCCAGTCTCTGGCTTAAGACCGCGCTTCCGGGACCCGGCAGGTGCATAGAGACCGTGGAGTTAATGATGCCGTTAATCATAATATGAGGAACAATCGGTTTTTGAAAAGGCGTGCGTGAAGCGTAATCGTGCTGAATATAAATCGGGTTTGCATCGTCAGAGAAACCGAGATACAACAATATATCTTTATCTTCAACTTTCTTTGAAACTTCGACTTTCTCCCCAACCTGAAGATTGGAAATGACCGTGCCGAGTTTCCGTTTTTTCGTAAACATCAGACATCCCCTCCTGCTTGTCATTCATTCGAATCTAGTATGCCCGGATCGTAAGCGCTTACAATTGGATGTAAGAATAAATCCGGTTTTAGCAACCGGATTTATTCTTTGAGTACTTATTTTACCAGAGATAGGACGTTACTTACTGAGTCTGCAGATTTTTTAAGCTCTGCTTTCTCTTCATCAGTGAGTTCAAGTTCAAGAATTTTTTCGATTCCGCCTCCGCCGATTACGGTTGGTACACCGAGGTACATGTCATTGTATCCGTACTCACCTTCAAGGTAAGCAATTGTTGGAAGAATTCGCTTCTTATCTTTAAGAATCGCTTCCACCATCTGGACAATGGATGCAGCCGGTGCGTAATAAGCACTTCCGTTACCGAGAAGGTTTACGATTTCTCCGCCGCCTTTACGAGTACGCTCTACAATAGCATCCAGGCGGTCCTTGGAGATAAGCTTCTCCAGAGGAATACCTCCTGCGTAGGAGTATCGGAGCATTGGCACCATGTCGTCTCCGTGTCCCCCAAGAACGAACCCGGAAACGTCTTCCACACTTACGTTAAGCTCCTGAGCAACGAACGTACGGAAACGGGCAGTATCAAGCACACCTGATTGACCGAACACACGGTTTTTAGGGAATCCGGACTCTTTGTAAACTGTGTACGTCATTGTATCAACCGGGTTGGTAAGAACAATGATGTAGCAGTCTGGAGAGTGTTTTACAATTTCACGCGTTACTTTTTTCATGATGTCTGCGTTTGTATTTACAAGATCATCACGGCTCATTCCGGGCTTTCTCGGAAGACCGGCAGTGATAACTACGATATCGGAACCGGCAGTGTCTTCATAGTTGGATGTACCGATGATGTTGGAATCAAATCCCTGAACAGGAGACGCTTCCAGCATATCAAGGGCCTTCCCTTTAACAGGGTCCTCGTTATTCGGGATATCAACAAGTACAACATCACCAAGTTCTTTTTGTGCAGCCATCAGAGCTGTTGTCGTTCCTGTAAATCCGCCGCCAACGACAGTAATTTTTCTGCGTTTAATTGTCATTTTCCTTTCCCCTCTCACTTTTGTGATTATGTTAAAGAAAGACGGCGTTCCGCCTTAATAAGACGGACGCCTTATGATCTCAATTAAAGGTTTTTGATAAGTTCTTTACCAAACTCGGAACATTTTACTTCTGTTGCTCCATCCATCAGACGGGCGAAGTCATACGTAACAACCTTGCTTGCGATTGTTTTATCCATTGAAGCTTCGATCATATCTGCAGCTTCGTTCCAGTTCAGGTGGCGAAGCATAAGAACGCCGGATAGAAGAACAGAAGATGGGTTTACTTTATCCAGGCCGGCATACTTAGGTGCTGTACCGTGAGTTGCTTCAAAGATAGCATGTCCGCTGTCGTAGTTGATGTTGGCACCAGGAGCGATTCCAATTCCACCAACCTGTGCAGCAAGTGCGTCAGATACATAGTCACCGTTAAGGTTCATTGTAGCTACTACATCAAACTCTTTCGGACGAGTAAGGATCTGCTGTAAGAAGATATCGGCAATAGAATCTTTAACGATAATTTTGCCGGCAGCTTCTGCTTCAGACTGAGCTTTGTCTGCAGCTTCACGACCGCTCTCTTCTGTGATTTTGTCATATTCAGCCCATGTGAATACTTTATCGCCGAATTCTTTCTCAGCAAGCTCGTAGCCCCACTTTTTGAATCCGCCTTCTGTAAACTTCATGATGTTTCCTTTGTGAACAAGCGTTACACTCTTACGTCCTTCGTCCAGTGCGTACTGAATAGCAGAGCGGACAAGACGGTGTGTTCCTTCTTCGGACACAGGCTTGATTCCGATTCCGGAAGTTTCAGGGAAACGGATTTTCGTTGCCCCAAGCTCGTCGCGCAGGAAGCTGATCAGCTTTTTCGCATCCTCTGAGCCTTTTTCATATTCAATACCAGCATAGATATCCTCAGAGTTTTCACGAAAGATAACCATATCTGTATCTTCAGGACGCTTTACAGGAGATGGTACTCCTTCGAACCAGCGAACCGGACGTACACATGCAAAAAGATCAAGCTCCTGACGAAGGGCTACGTTTAATGAACGGAAACCTCCGCCGATTGGAGTTGTTAAAGGACCTTTGATTGCGATGAAGTATTCACGGATTGAGTCAAGTGTTTCATCCGGAAGCCACTCACCTGTCTGATCGAATGCTTTCTGACCTGCAAGTACTTCTTTCCACTCAATTTTCTTTTCGCCATTGTATGCTTTATCTACAGCTGCCTCAATAACGCTTGAAGCCGCTGCCCAAATATCAGGACCAATTCCGTCTCCTTCGATGTAAGGAATGATTGGATTGTTCGGTACGTTTAGTACCCCGTTGTTTACTGAAATACGTTCTGCCATTTGTAAAGACCTCCTAATGTCATTCAGTATGTATGAAAGAAAAATGCACACCTCTACCTCTTTCGTCACTGAGGCGGCTTTTTCCTTCATTTCTTATGATTAATGTTTCTTTATCGTTTGTCAATCGGTACCCATGCTTGTTTGTCAGGACCTACATATTCTGCACGAGGACGGATCAGACGGTTGTTGTCGTACTGCTCAAGGATGTGTGCAAGCCATCCGGATACACGGCTTACTGCAAAGATAGGCGTGAACAAGTCATGTTCAATCCCCAGGCTGTGATAAACGGAAGCGGAATAGAAGTCTACGTTTGGAAGCAGACCTTTTTCACTTGTAACGATCTCGTCAATCTTCACGCTCATCTCATACCACTTGGATTCACCTGTAATCTTCGTAAGCTGACGGCTCATTTCTTTCAGGTGTTTCGCGCGAGGGTCACCGTCTTTGTAAACGCGGTGGCCGAAGCCCATGATCTTTTCTTTGTTCTCAAGTGCTTTATGAATGTATTCTTCTACTTTATCTTCGTCACCAATTTCTGAGAGCATCGCCATTACGCGCTCGTTGGCACCACCGTGAAGCGGTCCTTTCAGTGCTCCGATTGCTGCTGTAACACCGGAGTATACATCAGAAAGTGTGGCTACACATACACGTGCAGTGAATGTGGATGCATTCAGTTCGTGATCGGCATGAAGAACGAGAGCTTTGTTGAATGCTTCAATTGACGTTTCATCCGGCTCCTCACCGTCCAGCATGTAAAGAAAGTTTGCTGCATAGCTCAGTTCCGGTTTAGGTGCAATTGGTTCTTTTCCTTCGCGGATACGGGCAAATGCAGTCACAATCGTAGGCATTTGCGCCTGAAGCTTCATGGCTTTTTTACGATTTGCCTCTTCAGACATCTCGTCCGCATCTTCATCAAACAAAGCCAGATTCGAAACCGCAGTACGTAAAGCTGCCATTGGATGTACTTTATCAATTGGATACGTTTTCAATTGCTCCAGTACTTCAGAAGGAACTGCGGAATATCCATTCAGTTCTTTTGTAAAAGACTCAAGCTCCTCTTTTGTAGGCAGCTTGTGATACCAAAGCAGATAAACAACTTCTTCAAACGTTGCATAATCAGCCAGATCATCAATGTTATATCCGTTATACGTTAAAACTCCGTCAATAATGGAACTTACGCTGGATGTTGTTGCTACAATACCTTCCAAACCTTTTGTCGTACTCATACCAACCTCTCCTTTAGTTCATTATTTTTTATGGGAACTAAATACTTTATTCCCTTAACGATTCTTCAAAAACCTTCATCTGTTGTGGATCATAAAAGCTTTAAATAAAAGCCCCAGCGGATCAGAGCATGGAGGGAGATATCACAATATCTTATTTGTAATGTTTTTTTAAAATAACAATTACTGCGTGCTTCCCTTTAGCATTCACCTATGTAGGAAATATCCTCCCAAAAATAGAAAGCGTTTTCGAGAATGTTTTTGAAGACCGTAACTACTGTTATTTATTTATTGTTTTTCAACAGTCAACTAACATTATAACGATTTTCAACAACTTTGTGAACTTTAAATTATCAAATCAAGGCAAGATTCTAACTTATACTATTATTTTAATTTGTTTGACACTTCACGTACAGTAACGATATTACCCACCCATCGACGTAAAAAATGACACGATCCTCATCGCCATATAGGCAATTCCGGCGCCAATGAGAGGTCCTACTGCGACGCCGTTAAAAAGGGCTACGGCAAGGATGGTGCCAAAAACAAGGGCTGCAGTAATATGGGGATCGTTCTGAAGAAGTTCAACACCGTTGGCTGCAATAACAGCAACAAATATCCCTGCTCCCAGAGCAATCCAGGCATAGGAGGATTTCATCGCTCCTGTAAGCTCTTTAAAACCAATCTCCCCTGTTACAATCGGTACGAGGACGGCGATCGTAATAATGGTCACGCCAATATGAATTCCCTTTTGCTGCAATAGCGGAAAGGCCTTATCTCCCAACCCGACCCATTTAAGAACAAGCAGTACTGCAACTGCAATAATTAAAGACTGGTTTTTCGCAATTAACCCTATACCTAATAAAATTATCATAAAAATAGTTGCTGGTGTTAACATATCAATTCTCTCCTCGCAGTACAAGCCGGCATGTCTTCCCATTTCTTCTCATAGATTAATGAAGAGAGGAGGACTGGACTATGATTAAATCAGGCGCCCCTTTAATTCGATCCGGACTTATTATTCTTTATTCATTCATGTTCCTTGTGGCAGGCTATATTATCATCCGTTTTCTCTACCCTTTTGTAATCGGGTTTATCCTGGCTCTTCTTCTTTTGCCGTTCGTGAACAAAGTGGAAAGATGCTTTGGATGGTCACGTTCTCTTTCAGTTATTCTTGCTATGGCCGGCCTTATACTCATTTTGATTACTTTTACTACAGTGGCAGCAGTCGAAATCGCAAATGGACTTATTTACCTTTCCGGGGTGCTCCCTGACTATATTAAAAATACCGCATCTACCGTTGAACAATGGATCACAACGTCACTGCTTCCGGTGTATGACCGAATCAATCATCTTGTCCTGTCTCTTGATACAAGCCAGCAGGAGACCGTTGTGAGCTCCATACAGTCAATTACAGCTGACGTAACACAAAGAGCCAGTGAGTTCATCCAGCTCGTCTTTAACGGTCTGGCTGATCTTCTCCTGAGTCTGCCCAACACGATTACCATTCTCTTATTTTCCCTGTTATCTGCTTTTTTTATCGCAAAAGACTGGCCTCTTATTCTCAGCTGGTATGAAAGGCTTGTTCCTTTGCATGGAGTAACGTATGTAAAAAAAATAACGGACGAATGGAGAAAAGCCATATCCGGCTATGTTCTCGCCCAGGTTATTCTAGTGGGTATGACCGGAGTGATCGTTCTCATCGCCCTTCTCATCCTTGGTGTAAAGCATGCCATTACCACAGCTGTTCTCATCGCCCTTGTAGATGTACTTCCTTATTTAGGAACCGGGATCGTTTTTATCCCTTGGATACTGTACAGTTTTTTCTCCGGCGACTGGTTCATGTCCATTGGTTTAAGTGTCATATACGGCATCGTAGTCATTCAAAGGCAAATTGCAGAGCCTAAAGTTCTCTCGCGGCACATCGGCGTTCATCCACTGCCTCTTTTGATTACATTGTTCCTGAGTTATCAGCTGCTCGGGTTTGCCGGACTCCTTCTCGGACCGATGATTCTGATCGTTTTGCAGTCCCTCGTTAAAGCAGGCGTGGTGCAAGGGGTTGTGTCGTATATTATGAACGGAAAGTGAAGACGCCCTTGAAGCAGGTAATCAATAAAGATAAAGAA
This DNA window, taken from Alteribacter keqinensis, encodes the following:
- a CDS encoding DUF441 domain-containing protein encodes the protein MLTPATIFMIILLGIGLIAKNQSLIIAVAVLLVLKWVGLGDKAFPLLQQKGIHIGVTIITIAVLVPIVTGEIGFKELTGAMKSSYAWIALGAGIFVAVIAANGVELLQNDPHITAALVFGTILAVALFNGVAVGPLIGAGIAYMAMRIVSFFTSMGG
- the icd gene encoding NADP-dependent isocitrate dehydrogenase, which produces MAERISVNNGVLNVPNNPIIPYIEGDGIGPDIWAAASSVIEAAVDKAYNGEKKIEWKEVLAGQKAFDQTGEWLPDETLDSIREYFIAIKGPLTTPIGGGFRSLNVALRQELDLFACVRPVRWFEGVPSPVKRPEDTDMVIFRENSEDIYAGIEYEKGSEDAKKLISFLRDELGATKIRFPETSGIGIKPVSEEGTHRLVRSAIQYALDEGRKSVTLVHKGNIMKFTEGGFKKWGYELAEKEFGDKVFTWAEYDKITEESGREAADKAQSEAEAAGKIIVKDSIADIFLQQILTRPKEFDVVATMNLNGDYVSDALAAQVGGIGIAPGANINYDSGHAIFEATHGTAPKYAGLDKVNPSSVLLSGVLMLRHLNWNEAADMIEASMDKTIASKVVTYDFARLMDGATEVKCSEFGKELIKNL
- a CDS encoding response regulator transcription factor, with protein sequence MSHKVLVVDDEESIVTLLQFNLEQSGFSVTTAMDGKSALDEAANQKFDLIVLDLMLPELDGLEVCKQLRQNKVMTPILMLTAKDDEFDKVLGLELGADDYLTKPFSPREVVARIRAILRRTQATASEKETKKEVHKLVIGDVEIHPDNYEVFLRNQPMELTPKEFELLLYLVNHKGRVLTRDQLLNAVWNYEFVGDTRIVDVHISHLREKIEPNTKKPVYIKTIRGLGYKLEEPALNE
- the mdh gene encoding malate dehydrogenase, with the translated sequence MTIKRRKITVVGGGFTGTTTALMAAQKELGDVVLVDIPNNEDPVKGKALDMLEASPVQGFDSNIIGTSNYEDTAGSDIVVITAGLPRKPGMSRDDLVNTNADIMKKVTREIVKHSPDCYIIVLTNPVDTMTYTVYKESGFPKNRVFGQSGVLDTARFRTFVAQELNVSVEDVSGFVLGGHGDDMVPMLRYSYAGGIPLEKLISKDRLDAIVERTRKGGGEIVNLLGNGSAYYAPAASIVQMVEAILKDKKRILPTIAYLEGEYGYNDMYLGVPTVIGGGGIEKILELELTDEEKAELKKSADSVSNVLSLVK
- the citZ gene encoding citrate synthase yields the protein MSTTKGLEGIVATTSSVSSIIDGVLTYNGYNIDDLADYATFEEVVYLLWYHKLPTKEELESFTKELNGYSAVPSEVLEQLKTYPIDKVHPMAALRTAVSNLALFDEDADEMSEEANRKKAMKLQAQMPTIVTAFARIREGKEPIAPKPELSYAANFLYMLDGEEPDETSIEAFNKALVLHADHELNASTFTARVCVATLSDVYSGVTAAIGALKGPLHGGANERVMAMLSEIGDEDKVEEYIHKALENKEKIMGFGHRVYKDGDPRAKHLKEMSRQLTKITGESKWYEMSVKIDEIVTSEKGLLPNVDFYSASVYHSLGIEHDLFTPIFAVSRVSGWLAHILEQYDNNRLIRPRAEYVGPDKQAWVPIDKR
- a CDS encoding MaoC/PaaZ C-terminal domain-containing protein, with the translated sequence MFTKKRKLGTVISNLQVGEKVEVSKKVEDKDILLYLGFSDDANPIYIQHDYASRTPFQKPIVPHIMINGIINSTVSMHLPGPGSAVLSQRLEYPAPLYHYGRLTLSVEVVSVDEKKHLVTVEVQGTDEDGREIVKGVMEVCPPYPWKPVTQDAGTFENF
- the ytvI gene encoding sporulation integral membrane protein YtvI — translated: MIKSGAPLIRSGLIILYSFMFLVAGYIIIRFLYPFVIGFILALLLLPFVNKVERCFGWSRSLSVILAMAGLILILITFTTVAAVEIANGLIYLSGVLPDYIKNTASTVEQWITTSLLPVYDRINHLVLSLDTSQQETVVSSIQSITADVTQRASEFIQLVFNGLADLLLSLPNTITILLFSLLSAFFIAKDWPLILSWYERLVPLHGVTYVKKITDEWRKAISGYVLAQVILVGMTGVIVLIALLILGVKHAITTAVLIALVDVLPYLGTGIVFIPWILYSFFSGDWFMSIGLSVIYGIVVIQRQIAEPKVLSRHIGVHPLPLLITLFLSYQLLGFAGLLLGPMILIVLQSLVKAGVVQGVVSYIMNGK